In Tistrella mobilis, the genomic window TTACGAGCAGAGCCGTACCGACTTCCTGGCCGCACGCGCACGTCTTGCGCGGCTTGCCGCCGAGGCGCGGTTCGAAGCCCCGGCCTTCGCCGCCGATCTGCCGGCCGAAATGGTCGAGGTGGAGCGCAGCATCTATGCTGCGCGGGCGGCCGAACTGGCCGCAGGTCTCGCCATGGTCGATGCCCAGTCCCGCCAGCGCCAGGAAGCGCTGAACGAGGCGAAGGCCGCCCTGGATGCTGCCGAGCGACGCCGGGCGCTCGCTTCGGAAGAACTGGATGTTCTGGGTCCGCTGGTTGCTCGCGGTCTGGCGCCGAAGCTGGAGCGGATCCGCGCCGAACAGCGACTGGCCGAGGCCGAGGGCGCGATCGAGACCGGCCGTCTGGCCGTTGCCCGGGCCGGTGCCGCGATCGACGAGGTGGAGCAGCAGCGTCGGACCACCCGCGAGCGATTCCGGACCCGCGCGATCGAGGAACTGGCCACCGCCAAGCTGGAGCACGACCGGCTGGTCGAACAGCTGCCGGCCCTGGTCGACAAGGTTCGCCGCACCGAGGTGCGTTCGCCGGTGAAGGGGATCGTCAACCGCGTGCTGGTCACCACCGAGGGCGGGGTCGCCACCCCGGGCCAGCCGCTGGCCGAGATCGTGCCGGTCGAAGACACCCTACTGATCGATGCCGAGGTCAAGCCCGCCGACATCGCCTTTCTGCATCCCGGCCAGCCGGCACGGGTGAAGCTGACCGCCTATGACTATTCGGTCTATGGCATGCTGGACGCCGAGGTCGAGACGATCGGCGCCGATGCGGTGGTCAAGGAGGATGGTTCCAGCAGCTATCTGGTCAAGGTCCGCACCACCGGCGCGGCGCTGACCGCGCCCGACGGTGCCCCGCTTGAGATCATCCCGGGCATGGTTGCCCAGGTCGACATCCTGACCGGGCGGCGCACGGTGCTGGACTATCTGCTGAAGCCGGTGGTCAAGCTGCGCGAAATGGCGCTGACCGAGCGCTGAGGCGGAGCCGGAGCTGAATGTCAGGGGCGGGCGCGGACGATCCGGTTGCGGCCGGCCCGCTTGGCGTCGTAGAGGGCGCCGTCTGCGCGGGCGAGGGCGGCGGGCACGCTCTCGCCGGGGGCGAGATGGGCCAGACCGCCACTGATGGTAACGCGGACTTCGGCAGGCAGGCCCGGAATCGTGCGATGCGGCAGGGCCGTGCGCACGGCATCGGCGGATGCCGCGGCGGCTTCCGGCTCCAGACCGGTCAGCAGGGCGGCGAATTCTTCACCACCGATGCGGGCGATGATTGCGCCGGCGGGCAGCACGCTACCCAGCACATCGGCAGTCATCCGGATCACCCGGTCGCCTGCGGCATGGCCATAGCCGTCATTGATTCTTTTGAAATGATCGATATCGAAGACCAGCACCACCGGCGGGGGAAGTCCCGGCGGCATGGCCGCCAGCACCGCGGCGGTGCGCTGGTCGAAACCGCGCCGGTTTTTCAGCCCTGAGAGCGGATCGATGCTGGCATCCCGGCGCACCTGTTCCAGCATGTCGGTCATGACCACGATCAGAAG contains:
- a CDS encoding HlyD family type I secretion periplasmic adaptor subunit, whose protein sequence is MQIDPVADLFPGEAPPRRSAVPGIIIVTVCLAVFALITWAAIAELDQITRGDGKVVPSKRVQVAQNLEGGIVSEIAVAAGDRVEPGDLLIRLDSTQFGADYEQSRTDFLAARARLARLAAEARFEAPAFAADLPAEMVEVERSIYAARAAELAAGLAMVDAQSRQRQEALNEAKAALDAAERRRALASEELDVLGPLVARGLAPKLERIRAEQRLAEAEGAIETGRLAVARAGAAIDEVEQQRRTTRERFRTRAIEELATAKLEHDRLVEQLPALVDKVRRTEVRSPVKGIVNRVLVTTEGGVATPGQPLAEIVPVEDTLLIDAEVKPADIAFLHPGQPARVKLTAYDYSVYGMLDAEVETIGADAVVKEDGSSSYLVKVRTTGAALTAPDGAPLEIIPGMVAQVDILTGRRTVLDYLLKPVVKLREMALTER